The following are from one region of the Nicotiana tabacum cultivar K326 chromosome 3, ASM71507v2, whole genome shotgun sequence genome:
- the LOC107818341 gene encoding uncharacterized protein LOC107818341, translating to MGYRVHVELKKENREFRMYPLCITTIEKELIFGGSLNQGDIVQIDESVQRYDSDTDDTLALEFVSSGQAIGVFELDKNLIISITNQREVMVGQVYKDKATLKEVMENYAICQRFQFRVDRSNAASYALLCMLEDCEWRFKASSINKSELFKVREFIDNHTCLLKDKVYEQRQESSSLIGGMIRPKLTNHKRKYNPKDIINDVKLDLGVDVSYMLAWRAKKRPIVVVDESHLKSYYIGTFFSASSLDGAGHILPLVYGVIDSENDAAWIWFFEQFKIAYGGRENMCIVSDRNESIIKSISRVYPDVPHFACIWDLWNNVYNKFKKSHAKLSEIYFSMAKAYTQAEFDSLMEKMEKVVPSIEYLHTVNDGGRHYTVCMLERKCVCGRFQVDELPCPHAWAVLKSKFLMPEDYFSNYYKPNSVVMTYDVSVIPLPDRNDWNIPAHVAEEVVLPPKWKRPPGMPNKKHDKPFSELLQPKNQHPCSVCGHGGHNKRTCRNAPRQI from the exons ATGGGTTACAGGGTGCATGTAGAGTTgaagaaagagaacagagaattcAGGATGTATCCTTTGTGCATAACAACTATTGAAAAAGAACTTATATTCGGAGGTAGTTTAAATCAAGGCGACATTGTGCAAATAGACGAATCAGTTCAAAGGTATGATTCCGATACAGATGATACACTTGCTCTAGAATTTGTCAGTTCAGGACAAGCAATTGGGGTGTTCGAACTGGACAagaatttgataatttcaatAACTAATCAAAGGGAGGTTATGGTTGGACAAGTATATAAGGATAAGGCTACATTGAAAGAGGTGATGGAGAATTATGCTATATGTCAAAGGTTTCAATTCCGGGTTGATAGGTCTAATGCTGCCAG TTATGCATTATTATGTATGTTAGAAGATTGTGAATGGAGGTTTAAGGCTTCGAGCATTAACAAATCAGAACTATTCAAAGTGAGAGAGTTCATTGATAACCATACATGTCTGCTTAAGGACAAGGTGTATGAGCAGCGACAGGAAAGTAGCAGCCTTATAGGTGGTATGATTAGGCCTAAGCTTACTAATCATAAGAGGAAATACAACCCAAAGGATATTATTAATGATGTGAAATTAGATTTAGGTGTAGATGTTAGCTACATGTTGGCGTGGCGGGCTAAAAAAAG ACCCATTGTGGTTGTGGATGAGAGTCACCTAAAATCTTACTACATTGGGACATTTTTCTCGGCAAGCTCGTTGGATGGTGCAG GTCATATATTGCCACTAGTATATGGTGTTATTGATTCAGAGAACGATGCTGCTTGGATAtggttctttgagcaattcaagatagCATACGGTGGCAGAGAAAACATGTGTATCGTTTCAGATAGAAATGAGAGTATAATTAAATCTATATCGAGAGTGTATCCAGATGTACCGCATTTTGCCTGTATATGGGATTTATGGAACAACGTATATAACAAATTCAAAAAGAGCCATGCAAAGTTGAGCGAGATATACTTCTCGATGGCGAAAGCATACACACAAGCTGAATTTGACAGTCTAATGGAGAAGATGGAGAAG GTGGTACCATCGATTGAATACTTACATACGGTTAACGATGGAGGGAGGCATTACACTGTCTGCATGTTAGAGAGAAAATGCGTTTGTGGGAGGTTCCAAGTTGATGAATTACCATGCCCACATGCTTGGGCTGTATTGAAGAGCAAGTTTCTAATGCCAGAAGATTATTTCTCTAACTATTACAAACCAAATTCTGTTGTAATGACATATGATGTGTCTGTGATCCCGCTACCGGATAGAAATGACTGGAATATACCAGCGCATGTTGCAGAGGAAGTTGTATTACCACCCAAATGGAAAAGACCTCCTGGAATGCCAAATAAGAAGCACGATAAACCTTTCAGTGAATTGCTACAACCGAAAAATCAACATCCATGTAGCGTATGTGGTCACGGAGGACATAATAAGCGAACGTGTAGAAATGCACCACGTCAGATTTAG